One window of Acidobacteriota bacterium genomic DNA carries:
- a CDS encoding protein kinase gives MSTEENRQESTPRSNTLVPASTRQPAPLPDQYLGELVNDRYLVEKELGRGGLGVVYLARDKHLLSKPVVLKVLLEESVKNEWALTKFSQEIEALARVDHPGIVGVLDAGEMPDGKPYLAMQFVEGKSLRSIIKEGGIGPERVKNLVQQMARALTAVHEKGIYHRDLKPENIMLQTMDDGEEQIKIIDFGIARVENSELSVDTSASSMLVGTIAYMSPEQLKGEPVSAVSDNYTLGVITYELLTGKRPFAAQSAVQLYKLQRDSILTQPSQIVSDLPNAIDLVILKALAYDPKRRYQRARDFSDDLVQALELKTVEVKDPLDTIVLFGEHDTTLVPEAAPPTQKQVLPEITDPGGGHLTRTGQLEDQNQRQRMIVGILSMLLLATLIWSFLPTQVNPVSTNQPPKVAAPTRSLAILPFRNLKPDPATDFLGFSLADAVITKLGYVQNLVVRPSSYVEKYRNQVIDPHQIARELNVDTLLTGSFLCDGKDLRITVQLVDVTSNTNLWQDTIDVKYERLLTVQDLVAQQLISELRLQLTPGESERLASEIPRDPKAYEYFLKGVNLYVTNDYSTAARMFEKSIEIDPNYALAWAHLGRALNGSASKLFGGREDYAKAIRAYEKALSINPHQIEARIFMANSFTDTNQVEKAVPLLQEVMATNSNLAEAHWELGYAYRFAGVLPESITECQKARKLDPNVKLTNSAFNSYLYAGQYDAFINSLPQREDSAFILFYFGLGNYYQQRWGEAARYFDQAYEKDPNMLQTQVGKALSYAIANQPQPGLELIRKTARKVQERDVSDAEAVYKVAQAFAVLGDNPTALRLLRRTVEGGFFCYPYFTNDPLLENIRREPEFQEIMAIAQERHTAFKNRFLVAGSALQKPTSTD, from the coding sequence ATGTCCACAGAAGAAAACCGTCAGGAAAGTACACCTCGATCCAATACCCTTGTCCCTGCCAGTACCAGGCAACCAGCTCCCTTACCAGATCAATACCTTGGTGAATTAGTCAATGACCGGTATCTGGTTGAAAAGGAGCTTGGGCGTGGCGGGTTAGGTGTGGTGTACCTGGCACGGGATAAACATTTGCTGTCAAAACCAGTGGTATTGAAAGTCCTGCTCGAAGAGTCTGTCAAAAATGAATGGGCCCTCACCAAGTTCAGTCAGGAAATTGAGGCGTTGGCCCGCGTTGACCATCCAGGCATTGTGGGTGTGCTCGATGCCGGTGAAATGCCGGATGGGAAACCATATTTGGCAATGCAATTTGTTGAAGGGAAATCACTTCGATCAATTATTAAAGAAGGTGGGATTGGACCCGAGCGAGTCAAAAACCTGGTTCAACAAATGGCCAGAGCCCTGACAGCGGTTCACGAAAAAGGAATCTATCATCGGGATCTGAAACCCGAAAACATTATGCTCCAGACGATGGATGACGGCGAGGAGCAAATCAAAATCATTGACTTTGGAATCGCGCGGGTTGAGAACTCAGAGCTTTCGGTTGATACCTCGGCCAGTTCGATGCTGGTTGGGACCATTGCCTATATGTCGCCTGAGCAACTCAAGGGTGAACCGGTTTCAGCGGTGAGTGATAATTACACCCTTGGCGTGATTACCTATGAACTCCTGACGGGGAAGCGCCCGTTTGCGGCTCAATCAGCGGTTCAACTCTATAAATTACAACGGGATAGCATTCTCACCCAACCGTCACAAATTGTTTCTGATCTTCCAAATGCGATTGATCTGGTGATTCTAAAGGCCCTGGCCTATGACCCCAAACGACGATATCAGCGGGCTCGTGATTTCAGCGATGACCTTGTTCAGGCCCTCGAACTCAAAACCGTCGAGGTGAAAGATCCGCTCGATACCATTGTGCTATTTGGCGAACACGACACGACCCTGGTTCCCGAGGCAGCACCGCCGACGCAAAAACAGGTATTGCCAGAGATTACGGATCCAGGCGGCGGTCACCTGACCCGAACCGGGCAATTGGAGGATCAAAATCAGCGCCAGCGAATGATTGTCGGAATACTTTCGATGCTGCTTCTGGCAACTCTCATTTGGAGCTTTCTACCAACCCAAGTCAATCCGGTTTCGACCAATCAGCCACCGAAAGTTGCGGCTCCAACCCGGAGTCTGGCCATTTTGCCGTTCCGGAATCTCAAACCAGACCCGGCAACCGATTTTCTTGGATTCTCGCTGGCCGATGCGGTCATTACCAAACTGGGCTATGTGCAAAACCTGGTTGTTCGGCCATCTTCCTACGTCGAAAAGTACCGCAACCAGGTCATTGACCCACACCAAATTGCCCGTGAACTCAACGTAGATACGCTCTTAACCGGCAGCTTTCTGTGTGATGGAAAGGATTTGCGGATTACGGTGCAACTGGTTGATGTGACAAGCAATACCAACCTGTGGCAGGACACGATTGACGTCAAATATGAGCGATTGCTCACGGTCCAGGACCTGGTGGCCCAGCAGCTTATTTCAGAACTGAGACTCCAATTGACACCTGGCGAATCAGAACGACTGGCCAGTGAAATTCCACGGGATCCAAAGGCGTATGAATACTTTCTCAAAGGCGTCAACCTGTACGTCACCAATGATTATTCAACGGCTGCCAGGATGTTTGAGAAATCCATTGAAATTGATCCGAACTACGCGCTCGCCTGGGCACATCTTGGGCGCGCGTTAAACGGGAGTGCCTCGAAGCTGTTTGGTGGCCGCGAAGATTACGCCAAAGCCATCAGAGCTTATGAAAAGGCGCTGTCCATCAACCCACACCAAATCGAAGCCCGGATCTTTATGGCGAATTCATTTACCGACACCAATCAAGTTGAAAAAGCGGTGCCGCTCTTACAGGAAGTGATGGCCACCAACTCAAATCTGGCCGAAGCGCACTGGGAACTTGGCTATGCGTACCGGTTTGCAGGTGTCTTGCCAGAATCCATCACCGAATGCCAGAAAGCACGCAAACTTGACCCAAATGTAAAGTTGACCAACTCGGCATTCAATAGCTATCTGTATGCTGGTCAATATGATGCGTTTATAAACAGTCTGCCTCAGCGAGAAGATTCAGCCTTTATTCTATTTTACTTTGGGTTAGGAAATTACTATCAACAACGATGGGGCGAGGCGGCTCGATACTTTGATCAGGCATATGAAAAAGACCCGAATATGCTGCAAACCCAGGTTGGGAAAGCCTTGAGTTACGCGATTGCCAATCAACCACAACCAGGGTTGGAGTTAATTCGCAAGACAGCCCGCAAAGTGCAGGAACGCGATGTCAGTGACGCTGAGGCCGTGTACAAAGTCGCCCAGGCGTTTGCGGTCCTCGGTGATAACCCCACTGCCCTGCGTCTGTTGCGCCGAACAGTTGAGGGAGGTTTTTTCTGTTACCCCTACTTCACCAATGATCCGTTGCTTGAAAACATCCGCCGGGAACCTGAATTTCAAGAAATTATGGCCATAGCACAAGAACGACATACCGCGTTTAAAAACCGATTCCTGGTGGCAGGGTCAGCTCTTCAAAAACCCACATCAACTGATTAA